The Psychrilyobacter piezotolerans nucleotide sequence AAAGAGAAGACTTACTTTTGAATATATCTTAATAGATGAATTCAACTGTTCAATGAGAGATGCTGACATGCTGGCTGAATTTATGTATGGATTTGATCATATTGTAAACTTAATCCCTTACAATGAAGTGGAAGGGACAGATTATAAGAGACCGGATAAGGAAAAAATAGAAAAGTTCTATAACCAGCTAAAGGAAGTAAGAAAGATAAATGTAACTTTTAGAGGGGAAAAAGGTTCAGATATAGATGGAGCTTGTGGACAACTAAGACAAAAAAACAAAAGGTAGGATACTATGAAAAAATTATTTCGTAATATATTATTTATATTTATAGGATTATTTTTATTAGGCGGAGTAGGAGCTACGGTTCTTATTGTAAAAGCATATAGGGAACTGCCGGATCTGGGACAACTGATAGAAGGGTATAACCCGGTAGTACCAAGTAAGATCTATGATACAAATGGTGAAGTAATAGATATTCTCTATAAAGAGATCAGAGAAACAGCAACTATAGAGGAGATGCCTAAATCACTGAAGGATGCCTATGTAGCTATAGAGGATAGGAGATTTCATAGTCATCACGGGTTTGATGTTTTAGGGATGGGAAGAGCCATGGTAGTAAATATAGTTACTATGAGTAAAGCCCAGGGTGCCAGTTCTATAACCCAGCAGCTGGCTAAAAATGCCTTTCTTACCAACGAAAAAAAAATCATGAGAAAGGTAAAAGAAGCAATAATTACAGTGGAGTTGGAAAGGGGTTATACCAAAGATGAGATCCTGGAAAAATATATGAATGAGATATATTTTGGATCAGGAGCCTATGGAGTAAAAACTGCGGCTAGAGCATTTTATGGTAAATCCGTGAAAGACATAAATACAGCTGAATCTGCACTCCTGGCCGGGGTGCCCAATAGACCAAATAAATACAACCCTAGAAAGCATCTAAACAATGCTGTCACCAGGGGTAAATTGGTTCTGTCTCAAATGAGAAGATATAACCTTATAGACGAAGAAGAGTATCAAAAAGCATTATCCCAGAAATTTTATAATGAAGATAAACTGCCGGAGGAATTAAAAGGTCTGTCTATGGAGGAGTTATCTGAATTAAATGTTACTGTAATAAAAAATAAAAGTAAAAAAAGGAGCTATAACACTCCTGATTTTACCGATATAGTAGAAAAAAAATTATTTGAAATATTTACAGAAAAGCAGATATATGAAGAGGGATTAGAAATATATACGACCCTGGATATAGGGATGCAAAAAGCAGCTAAAGCAACATTTGAAAACTATGAACCACTGAAAGAAAATAAAGGTTTAAACGGTGGGATGGTGACTATAGAAGCTGATACAGGTTATGTAAGGGCGGTTATAGGTGGTAAAGATTTTAAATCTGGAGATTACAATAGAGCTATCTATGCCAAAAGGCAGCCTGGATCATCCTTTAAACCATTTATTTATTTTACAGCTCTGAGACAGGGTTATCCTATGAATACGGTGATTGAGGATACACCTCTGGAATTTGGTGAATGGAAACCTAGAAACTATGGGGGGGATTTTAGAAAAAATTTCACCCTCTTAGAAGGAATGGAGAGATCTATAAATATAGTGGCAATAAAAGTCTTACAAAAAATAGGGCTTAAAAACCTAGGTGAAACTGTAAAATTAGCAGGTGGAGAAGATATAAAGATCCCTCAAAATTTAACAGCAGCATTGGGAACTATGGTAGTGACTCCATATGAACTTTCAAGTTTATACCTGCCATTTGCAAATGGCGGATACAGGGTGAAACCGCAGTTTATTACCCAGATAAAAAACAGATATGGAAAGGTAATATATCAGGAAAAAGCAGAACAGGAGAGGGTATTTGAAGGTGAAGATACAGCTCTCATCACCCATATGATGGAAGACGTTGTAAATCTTGGTACAGGTAAAAATGCAAGGGTAACAAAAGACGGAAAAAATATTGTACAAGGTGGGAAAACCGGTACAACCAACAGGCAGAGAACAGCATGGTATGCCGGAATAACTCCTAAGTATGTTACCACAGTATATATTGGCTATGACAATAATAAACCTATGGATAAATCTGCCACTGGCGGAGGACTTACAGCCAAATTATGGGGTAATTACTACCAGATCTTAGTGGATGACGGGTATGATACCGGTAAAGAGTTTAATCATATTGCCGACGGATTAAAAAATGGAAAGCTGACCGAAGTGCTGATCGATTCTAAAAATGGTAGATTAGCAGATTCTACATCTGGCTGGAATAAGAGGTGGGCCTTGTTTAAAAAGGGAACTGAACCGGTAGAGATGGCATCTGTATATAATTCAGATTTCAATGATTTTTTTGTTAAATCCGATGAAATTATGATGAAAAATGTAGAAAAAACAATGGAATCTCAAAAAAATATGGAACAGAATAAAAGAAATATAAATTCTGATTCTATGTTTAAAGATCTCTTTGGGAATTAAAAAAAAATTAAATATTTAAATCCACTTTTGTGGTAGATGTTCGAAAAATCCATCTATAAAAAACCAAAGACTATGTGTAGAGGTCGAAACAAATCTACGCTTTTTTTGGTTTGCTTTTTTTGGAGGGATTTTATATCCCTCCTTTTTATATTCATGAAAACTTAGCCGTTAATTAAAAAGACTTAGTCACGAATTGCACAAAAAATATACGAATATTAACTTTCTTTATTATTTAATAAAAAAGTTAAATGTATCACAGATAAAATCAAAAAAATCTGAGTGTATCCATACAATTGACGGTAAAAAATAAAAAAGGAGAAATAAATATGCAAAATATAATACTTTGGTTTGTAATGCTGTTGGTTAACTTTGGATTCATCCTATATTTTTACAGAACCTATGGAAAGAATGGTCTCTACGCCTATATACCTATAACTATAATACTGGCTCAGATCCAGGTGAATAAAGCCATAGAGATAGGAGGGATGTCATCTACCCTGGGAAATATAATGTTTGCGTCAAGTTTTCTGGTGACAGATATATTATCGGAAAAATATGGAGTGAAGGCAGCAGCCAAGGGTGCTAAGATAGGGCTTATGAGTAATATAGCAGCAACTATATTACTGCAGGTCTCAGTGGCTTTTGAGCCCAGTACAGCTGATTATTCACAGGTAGCCATGGAAACCTTATTTGGGCCATTATCCAGGTTCACAGCAGTGGGGCTTATCTGCTACTGGATCTCGCAAAATATAGATATCCACCTCTTTGAAAAACTTAAGAAAAGATTTCCGGAAAATAAACATCTGTGGCTGAGAAACAATGGAAGTACTATGCTGAGTCAGTTTGTAGATACGGCAATCTTCACATATTTAGCCTTCTACCTGAGTTTTGACTTTTTAGGATTTTCCTATCCAGGGTTTTATGATTTTAAGACGTGTTTAGAGATATTTACAACTACATATCTGATGAAGATTGTAATTGCAAGTTTTGATACCCCGTTTTTATACCTGGCTAAAAAGATGCATAGAGAGGGAATAGTTCAAGATGGAAAATTAAGGGAAGTTTAACCACCTATAAGTATTAAGTTACATAATGGATAATAGAAAAGTAGTGATAATTCATGAATTATCCGTACAAAATTTGATTTTAAACAAAAAATAAAAATAAGAGGTGGAAGATGAGGTATAACAAGATTTTGGATAAGAATATTCGGGAAATAGTACTCCTAAAAAGTTTCCCCTGCAGTTATGGGAAGTGTAAATTCTGCAACTA carries:
- a CDS encoding queuosine precursor transporter; this encodes MQNIILWFVMLLVNFGFILYFYRTYGKNGLYAYIPITIILAQIQVNKAIEIGGMSSTLGNIMFASSFLVTDILSEKYGVKAAAKGAKIGLMSNIAATILLQVSVAFEPSTADYSQVAMETLFGPLSRFTAVGLICYWISQNIDIHLFEKLKKRFPENKHLWLRNNGSTMLSQFVDTAIFTYLAFYLSFDFLGFSYPGFYDFKTCLEIFTTTYLMKIVIASFDTPFLYLAKKMHREGIVQDGKLREV
- a CDS encoding transglycosylase domain-containing protein → MKKLFRNILFIFIGLFLLGGVGATVLIVKAYRELPDLGQLIEGYNPVVPSKIYDTNGEVIDILYKEIRETATIEEMPKSLKDAYVAIEDRRFHSHHGFDVLGMGRAMVVNIVTMSKAQGASSITQQLAKNAFLTNEKKIMRKVKEAIITVELERGYTKDEILEKYMNEIYFGSGAYGVKTAARAFYGKSVKDINTAESALLAGVPNRPNKYNPRKHLNNAVTRGKLVLSQMRRYNLIDEEEYQKALSQKFYNEDKLPEELKGLSMEELSELNVTVIKNKSKKRSYNTPDFTDIVEKKLFEIFTEKQIYEEGLEIYTTLDIGMQKAAKATFENYEPLKENKGLNGGMVTIEADTGYVRAVIGGKDFKSGDYNRAIYAKRQPGSSFKPFIYFTALRQGYPMNTVIEDTPLEFGEWKPRNYGGDFRKNFTLLEGMERSINIVAIKVLQKIGLKNLGETVKLAGGEDIKIPQNLTAALGTMVVTPYELSSLYLPFANGGYRVKPQFITQIKNRYGKVIYQEKAEQERVFEGEDTALITHMMEDVVNLGTGKNARVTKDGKNIVQGGKTGTTNRQRTAWYAGITPKYVTTVYIGYDNNKPMDKSATGGGLTAKLWGNYYQILVDDGYDTGKEFNHIADGLKNGKLTEVLIDSKNGRLADSTSGWNKRWALFKKGTEPVEMASVYNSDFNDFFVKSDEIMMKNVEKTMESQKNMEQNKRNINSDSMFKDLFGN